The proteins below are encoded in one region of Desulfurispira natronophila:
- a CDS encoding Hsp20 family protein — MQKVRPAVGSFFGHSPAANTQVDQEFYTLTVDLPGVSKDNVDLHIEGNTLYLTAKRTTAREVAEKDYYRMESYFGQLQRAFTLPTEVEGEQIDAKLKDGVLRITLPIKECSKSRRIAVR; from the coding sequence GTGCAAAAAGTACGCCCAGCGGTAGGCTCTTTTTTTGGCCACAGTCCTGCTGCCAACACGCAGGTGGATCAGGAATTTTACACTCTTACGGTCGATCTACCGGGAGTATCAAAAGATAACGTTGATTTGCACATAGAAGGTAATACGCTTTATCTCACGGCAAAACGAACGACAGCACGGGAAGTCGCTGAAAAAGACTATTATCGCATGGAAAGCTACTTCGGTCAGTTGCAGCGCGCATTTACCCTGCCAACTGAGGTTGAGGGTGAACAAATAGATGCAAAACTTAAAGATGGAGTATTGCGGATTACCCTGCCAATAAAGGAATGTTCTAAATCTCGACGCATAGCAGTTAGGTAG
- the gdhA gene encoding NADP-specific glutamate dehydrogenase: MADVSEKIESIYQQVISRNPGENEFHQAVREVLECLSVVLAKYPEYADERIVERICEPERQIIFRVPWVDDSGTIQINRGFRVEFNSALGPYKGGLRFHPSVYLGIIKFLGFEQIFKNGLTGLPIGGGKGGSDFDPKGKSDMEIMRFCQSFMTELYRHLGEYTDVPAGDIGVGGREIGYLFGMYKRITNRYESGILTGKALSYGGSQVRTEATGYGTVFFVDEMLKAQGQTLEGKRVLVSGSGNVAIYATEKVHQLGGKVIACSDSNGVIVDDNGINLELMKQLKEIERRRLKDYLQYEKSARYVEKGNIWEVPCDVALPCATQNELNRKDAEVLVNNGCIAVAEGANMPTTPKGVKVFSDAKILFGPGKAANAGGVATSALEMQQNASRDSWSFEYTEQRLHQIMKNIHRDCYESADEFGEPGNYVMGANAAGFVRVADAMLAQGVV; this comes from the coding sequence ATGGCAGATGTCAGTGAAAAAATTGAGTCCATCTACCAGCAGGTCATCAGCCGGAACCCCGGCGAGAATGAATTTCACCAGGCAGTGCGTGAGGTTCTTGAATGTTTGAGCGTGGTGCTTGCCAAGTATCCCGAATACGCAGATGAGCGTATTGTAGAGCGTATCTGCGAGCCGGAGCGACAGATCATCTTTCGTGTTCCCTGGGTTGATGACAGTGGCACGATCCAGATCAACCGTGGTTTTCGGGTCGAATTTAATAGTGCCTTGGGTCCTTACAAGGGTGGGTTGCGTTTTCATCCCTCTGTGTACCTTGGGATCATTAAATTCCTCGGTTTCGAGCAGATTTTCAAGAATGGTTTGACTGGCTTACCTATTGGCGGTGGTAAGGGTGGCTCAGATTTCGACCCCAAGGGTAAGTCGGATATGGAGATTATGCGCTTTTGTCAAAGCTTTATGACCGAGTTATATCGCCACTTGGGTGAATACACCGATGTGCCAGCTGGAGATATCGGTGTTGGCGGTCGTGAAATTGGCTACCTCTTTGGTATGTACAAGCGCATAACGAATCGCTACGAGTCTGGTATTCTTACCGGTAAGGCCTTGAGCTACGGTGGCTCACAGGTGCGTACTGAGGCAACCGGGTATGGTACCGTTTTCTTTGTGGACGAAATGCTTAAAGCTCAGGGGCAAACCCTTGAGGGTAAAAGAGTTCTGGTGTCCGGCTCCGGTAACGTTGCTATTTATGCAACGGAGAAAGTACATCAGTTGGGCGGCAAGGTTATCGCCTGCTCTGACTCCAACGGCGTTATTGTTGACGACAATGGTATTAACCTGGAATTGATGAAGCAGCTAAAAGAGATTGAACGTCGCCGTTTGAAAGACTATCTGCAGTATGAGAAGAGTGCGCGATACGTGGAAAAGGGCAATATCTGGGAAGTTCCCTGCGACGTAGCCCTGCCTTGTGCCACTCAAAACGAGCTTAACCGTAAAGATGCGGAAGTGCTGGTTAACAATGGTTGTATTGCCGTTGCCGAAGGTGCCAACATGCCCACGACCCCGAAAGGTGTCAAGGTATTTAGCGATGCCAAGATACTCTTTGGACCTGGTAAAGCAGCCAATGCGGGTGGTGTTGCCACGTCGGCTTTGGAAATGCAGCAAAATGCCAGCCGTGACTCATGGTCTTTTGAGTACACAGAGCAGAGATTGCATCAGATTATGAAAAATATTCATCGTGATTGCTACGAAAGTGCTGATGAGTTCGGTGAACCAGGTAACTATGTCATGGGCGCCAATGCAGCCGGTTTTGTACGGGTAGCCGATGCTATGCTGGCTCAAGGCGTAGTCTGA
- a CDS encoding PEP/pyruvate-binding domain-containing protein yields the protein MNYAQRERISTGLDGLDTILDHLRLGDNVVWKIDSLQSYQRFVKPYVEESLRRGRDVVYMRFGGHEPMLSAADGVEVVELDPRLGFEPFASEVHRVLSARGRGVMYVFDCLSDLISAWATDYMVGNFFQITCPYLLSLDTVAYFAVRNQTHSLDTMQRIRRTTQVFLNLYLHEHNYYVHPLKVWHRHSPTMFLPHKEEGENFVPMARSYETTALMSSVLPEASSDASRHLDHWQLLFLEAEEIASSSHDEETRLEMVRHLCRHIMGKDPRLLELAHYYFSLEDLLNIKRRMIGTGFIGGKSVGMLLSRQVLMREDSEFWQDTLEPHDSFFIGSNLYYWYLVHNDCWSLFMEHKQHEDHNSPAAQELRSRILHGKFPTVIRQEFENMLEYFGQYPIIVRSSSLLEDGFGNAFAGKYDSFFLANQEISPEERLEHLEDIVRKIYISTIGGDALVYRRQRGLVEQDEQMALLVQRVIGSYRGHYYLPDAAGVGISYNTFVWDSGMDPHAGMLRLVVGLGTRAVDRSEGDYARLAALDHPTKKPYLDGDETRRFAQKDVDVLDLHANELTTVSLHMLAQEHLGDVMPRLALRERMQTTNRGRLSRSYVNWIATFDPLFKNSDFAQRMQKAMQTLEKVYDYPVDIEFTVNFRPDGQYFLNIVQCRPLQTRKFGKRIDIPENIPEDRIFIRQQGNFVGGNIGVTIKRVIIVYPEGYHDLSLGQKHEVAKIIGQINTATDRAETPTLLLGPGRWGTTTPALGVPVNFAEINHMTAIAEVGWSRGGFIPELSFGTHFFQDLVESGIFFIATFPERKETTFQNQWIDEYPNNLEFFCESTEQYEDVVKVVDLEEPLHLISDVVSQQLLCFREPQTNRY from the coding sequence ATGAACTATGCCCAGCGCGAACGCATATCTACTGGATTGGATGGTCTTGATACCATTCTTGATCATCTACGACTTGGCGATAATGTGGTCTGGAAAATAGACAGCCTGCAAAGCTACCAGCGCTTTGTTAAACCATATGTTGAAGAGTCTCTGCGACGAGGTCGTGATGTCGTATACATGCGATTTGGCGGCCACGAACCTATGCTCTCAGCCGCTGACGGAGTAGAAGTAGTTGAGCTAGATCCTCGTCTGGGGTTTGAGCCTTTTGCCAGTGAAGTACACCGAGTACTCAGCGCCCGGGGCCGCGGCGTAATGTATGTTTTTGATTGCCTTTCCGACCTTATTTCCGCCTGGGCTACCGACTACATGGTCGGGAACTTTTTCCAGATTACTTGCCCCTACCTGCTCTCACTGGATACCGTTGCTTACTTTGCTGTGCGTAATCAGACCCACAGTCTGGACACCATGCAACGCATTCGTCGTACAACCCAGGTATTTCTCAATCTCTATCTGCACGAGCACAACTACTACGTGCATCCCCTCAAAGTATGGCACCGCCACTCTCCCACCATGTTCCTGCCCCACAAGGAAGAAGGCGAGAACTTTGTCCCTATGGCCCGCAGCTATGAGACCACAGCTCTTATGAGCAGCGTACTTCCCGAAGCATCCTCCGACGCTTCCCGCCACTTAGATCACTGGCAACTACTTTTTCTGGAGGCAGAAGAAATTGCCAGCAGCAGTCATGACGAAGAAACACGCCTGGAGATGGTTCGACACCTGTGTCGCCATATCATGGGAAAAGACCCACGACTGCTGGAACTGGCACACTACTACTTCTCTCTGGAAGACCTGCTGAATATCAAACGGCGGATGATCGGCACTGGCTTTATCGGAGGTAAAAGTGTGGGCATGCTGCTTTCGCGTCAAGTACTGATGCGTGAAGACAGTGAGTTCTGGCAGGACACCCTGGAGCCCCACGACTCTTTCTTTATCGGTTCAAATCTCTACTACTGGTATCTGGTACACAATGATTGCTGGAGCCTCTTTATGGAGCACAAGCAGCATGAGGACCACAACAGTCCGGCTGCACAGGAACTGCGCTCCCGTATACTTCATGGTAAGTTTCCCACTGTCATCCGCCAAGAGTTCGAAAATATGCTGGAGTACTTTGGGCAGTATCCCATTATTGTTCGTTCCTCCAGCCTGTTGGAAGATGGCTTTGGCAATGCGTTTGCTGGAAAATATGACAGCTTCTTTCTTGCCAACCAGGAGATATCTCCGGAAGAACGCCTGGAACACCTTGAGGATATAGTTCGAAAAATTTACATCAGTACTATTGGCGGTGATGCCTTGGTGTACCGGCGACAACGCGGGCTGGTAGAACAAGATGAGCAAATGGCTTTGCTGGTACAGCGAGTTATCGGTTCATACCGTGGGCATTACTACCTTCCCGATGCCGCCGGTGTAGGTATTTCCTACAACACCTTTGTCTGGGACAGCGGAATGGACCCTCACGCTGGCATGTTGCGCCTGGTAGTCGGCTTGGGTACTCGTGCTGTTGATCGTTCGGAAGGGGATTACGCCCGCTTAGCCGCACTGGACCATCCCACCAAAAAACCATATCTCGATGGCGATGAAACCAGACGCTTTGCCCAGAAAGATGTGGATGTACTGGATCTGCACGCTAACGAGCTGACCACTGTTTCCCTGCATATGCTGGCCCAGGAACACCTGGGTGATGTCATGCCGCGCCTGGCACTGCGCGAGCGCATGCAGACCACAAACCGTGGTCGCCTCTCCCGCAGCTACGTCAACTGGATAGCTACATTCGACCCGCTCTTTAAAAACAGCGACTTTGCACAGCGAATGCAAAAGGCCATGCAAACATTGGAGAAAGTTTACGACTATCCCGTTGATATTGAGTTTACAGTAAACTTTCGCCCCGATGGACAGTACTTTCTCAACATTGTCCAGTGCCGCCCCCTGCAAACCCGTAAGTTTGGCAAGCGCATAGATATCCCTGAAAACATACCAGAAGATCGCATATTTATACGCCAGCAAGGTAATTTTGTAGGTGGGAATATCGGTGTCACCATAAAACGCGTCATTATCGTCTACCCGGAAGGGTACCACGACCTGTCGCTGGGACAAAAACATGAAGTAGCCAAGATAATCGGACAAATTAATACGGCCACTGACCGTGCAGAGACCCCAACCCTGCTGCTGGGGCCTGGGCGCTGGGGAACCACCACACCCGCACTGGGAGTACCGGTCAACTTTGCTGAAATTAACCATATGACCGCTATTGCAGAAGTAGGATGGTCCCGTGGTGGGTTTATTCCGGAGCTTTCCTTCGGCACACACTTTTTTCAGGATCTGGTGGAAAGCGGAATATTCTTTATTGCTACTTTTCCTGAGCGCAAAGAAACTACTTTCCAGAACCAGTGGATTGACGAGTACCCCAACAATCTTGAGTTTTTCTGCGAATCCACCGAGCAGTATGAAGATGTAGTAAAGGTGGTTGACCTTGAGGAGCCCTTGCACCTCATATCCGATGTGGTGAGCCAGCAATTGCTTTGCTTCAGGGAGCCGCAAACAAATCGATATTAA
- a CDS encoding 3',5'-cyclic-nucleotide phosphodiesterase, whose translation MRIEALGINDSIAPGKGGMSLLLDETIALDAGAITDTLSLERQKLIEYVVLSHAHFDHVKTLPFLADGLAMTYGVHADHPTTVMAPANVLTDLKKHVFNNVIWPDFTVIPPDNPVMAYQEVGESFELGNYQFRMIPLTHPIATYAIHIEGPAASVLYITDTGPTQMLWRYVNSLERPVDAMFIDVAFPNKLRELALVSGHLTPALLDDELKKITVKVPLIYPIHMKSPYITQISNELASVLEPDSYYILQPMEIVEW comes from the coding sequence ATGAGGATTGAGGCCCTGGGGATAAACGACTCTATTGCTCCCGGCAAGGGAGGGATGAGCTTACTTCTCGATGAAACCATTGCTCTGGACGCTGGTGCCATAACCGATACCCTCAGCCTTGAGCGCCAAAAGCTTATAGAGTATGTGGTTCTTTCCCATGCCCACTTCGACCATGTCAAGACGCTTCCCTTCCTGGCCGATGGTCTGGCCATGACCTATGGCGTTCATGCCGACCACCCGACCACCGTGATGGCCCCCGCCAATGTTTTGACAGATCTAAAAAAGCACGTATTCAACAATGTTATCTGGCCCGACTTTACGGTTATTCCTCCCGACAACCCCGTGATGGCGTACCAGGAGGTAGGCGAATCCTTTGAGCTAGGCAACTACCAGTTCCGGATGATTCCCCTCACCCATCCCATCGCCACTTACGCCATCCATATTGAAGGACCAGCAGCCAGTGTCCTGTATATCACCGACACTGGCCCCACACAGATGCTCTGGCGCTACGTAAACAGCCTCGAGCGCCCGGTGGACGCCATGTTTATCGATGTCGCCTTTCCCAACAAGTTGCGGGAGTTGGCCCTGGTCAGTGGTCACTTGACACCGGCTTTGCTGGATGATGAGTTAAAGAAAATTACGGTGAAAGTCCCTCTGATCTATCCGATTCACATGAAATCTCCATATATCACGCAAATCAGTAATGAGCTAGCCAGTGTGCTGGAGCCGGACAGCTACTACATTCTGCAGCCAATGGAAATTGTGGAGTGGTAG